The segment GGTTGACGGAGGAGGAGATGAGGATTATTTGGGAGATAAATAAATGAAACTGGGAGTCCACAAAGAAGATGATGCTCTCTATTTGCGATTAGATGATTCGGCGATTGTGGAATCTGAGAAAGTCAGCAATGGCATTATTTTAGATTACAATCTTGAGGGTAAAATTGTGGGGGTGGAGGTGCTGTATATAAGTAAAAAATGGCCCAAAAAGCAGTAGATGAATGATATAATTAGACAAGAAAAATTGATAAGAAGAGGAAAGAAAAACCAATGACACTAAAACTTAACCTCACACCAGAATTAGAATCCTGCTTAATAAAACAAGCAGAAATAGAAGGCGTTTCCGTAGAATCTTATGCCGTAGAAATTTTAACCAAGCATCTTTTCGCAGATGAGCGTCGAGAAAAACTGGTTGATTTACTGCAAAATTGGATAGAAGAAACAGAACCCCAAGAGCAACAGGAAACAGGAGAATATTTAATCAAGGCTTTAGATAATGATCGCTTAAGCGATAGACAATTATTTCCAGATGAACTAAAGGGGGTAACTTGGTAACTCAAATTATCTTACTAGATGCCGGCCCTCTGGGGATAGTCACCAACCCCAAACTAAAGCGAAACCAAACTCTAATAGCAAACAGTTATTACAGGAAAAAACCATGAATCACATTACTGAAAAAACTTCCAATTTTGCGGAAGCGTTAGAAGTGATAGAAACTCTCTCATTGCCAGAACAACAAACCTTGATAGAAATTATCCAAAAACGGATATCTCTTAAACGTCGAGGGGAAATAGCTGCGAGTATTGCAGAGGCGCATGAGGAATACAAAGCAGGGAAAACGAGACGAGTTACAGTAGACGAATTGATGGCAGAATTAGAAGAATGAACTTAGTTTTATCTACATCTTATCTTCGTGCTTTAAAATCAATAGTGAAAAAAAATCCCTCACTAAAAGAGGCCATTCAGGAACGCTTAAAAATACTAGAAAGTGATCCGTTTAATCCTGTATTGCGAAGTCATAAGTTAAAAGGCGAATTAGCCGGTGCATGGTCATGTACAGTAGCTTATGATTGTCGGATTGTTTTTAATTTTGTAATGAATGAGGAAACAGGAGAAGAGGAAATATTGCTGATTAATATTGGCACCCATGATGAGGTGTATTAGGAATAAACCCGGTTTCTGAATTCGACCGTTAATATCCATCCTACAAACAAATAAAAAAATGCCCCTCCCCGACTACATAGACAACTCGCAGCACAAACTCGAAAACCTGCTTAACATCCTCATAGAAGACGAAAAACAAGACAGCCTAGATATCGCCACCGGCTTTTTTCGCATCGAAGCCTGGTTACGCCTAGAAACCGCTATGAATCAACTTAAAAGCCTGCGGTTACTGATAGGAAGAGATCCCGCCATACGCCCCGCCGAACCGGCCAACATCGACCTCATCAAACACTTTCGCCACGACATCCAACAACAACTAGAAACCCAAGAATTCAACGCCAAATACAAACAACAAATTGACCGCATCATCACCTACCTTTTGCAAGATAATATCCACGTCCGCCTTTTTGGCGCACAGGGAAATACCCCCCAATTTCTTCACGCCAAAGCCTACATATTTGACCACTATAGCATCGTTGGTTCCAGCAACTTCACCCCCGCCGGCATTAATGGCAATACCGAGCTAAATTTGCTTAACAAAATCGCCGCTGTAGCCCACGACTTGCGATATAATTGGTTTGAAAAATTCTGGAATCACCCAAGCGTAGACCTAGACTACAAAGCCAAATTAATTGACACCTTAAACGCCTCAAAATTTGGCAGCAAAGCCTACACACCCCACCAAGTATTTCTCAAAGCACTTTACGAACTCTTCAAAGATGACACCCTCACCGCCGAAGCCGAACGCACATCTTTAGAACTTGCAAGTTTTCAACAAGAAGGCTTTGCCAGAGCAGTAAAACTCATCGAAAAACACAATGGTTGTATTGTAGCAGATGCGGTAGGACTCGGAAAAACTTTCATCGGATTACGCCTACTTGACTATTATTTAATCCGCGAAAAACGCCCCGGTAAAATTCCCCGTGCTCTTGTACTTTGTCCCGCCCAACTACGCGATTTAGTCTGGATAAAAAAACTCGATGAATTTGGCATCAAAGCCGACATTATTTCCCACGAAGAAATTAGCCGGCAAACCTTTAATATCCAAAAATATAACAACTATGACATCATCA is part of the Ancylothrix sp. D3o genome and harbors:
- a CDS encoding DUF2283 domain-containing protein → MKLGVHKEDDALYLRLDDSAIVESEKVSNGIILDYNLEGKIVGVEVLYISKKWPKKQ
- a CDS encoding type II toxin-antitoxin system YafQ family toxin; this translates as MNLVLSTSYLRALKSIVKKNPSLKEAIQERLKILESDPFNPVLRSHKLKGELAGAWSCTVAYDCRIVFNFVMNEETGEEEILLINIGTHDEVY